A region of the Chrysiogenia bacterium genome:
AGGCGGCGCGTTTCGTTCTGGTAGCGGTCGATTGCAAAGGGAATCTTCTGCGGGGCGTAGCGAAAAAACACGTTGGCCTGCCCCATCATGGGACCGATCCCGCCCATCTGGAACATGAGCCACTGGATCACCAGCGAGCGGCCCTTCGCGTCGGTGGGCAGAAATTTGCCCGTCTTCTCGGCCAGGTAAATAAGGATCGCGCCCGATTCGAATACCACGAAGTCGTCTTCATCCCTATCCACAATGACGGGGATGCGGCCGTTGGGATTGAGCTTCACAAACCAGTCTTCGCGCTGCTCATTCTTCATCAGATCAATGGCGCGCACTTCGTAGGGGAGATCC
Encoded here:
- a CDS encoding glutathione S-transferase N-terminal domain-containing protein, which encodes MIELYTSSTPNGHKASIALEEMDLPYEVRAIDLMKNEQREDWFVKLNPNGRIPVIVDRDEDDFVVFESGAILIYLAEKTGKFLPTDAKGRSLVIQWLMFQMGGIGPMMGQANVFFRYAPQKIPFAIDRYQNETRRLFGVLEGRLAEHEWLAGDYSIADMANWAWVRTHNWSGVSIDEFPNLKRWKETIYARPAALKGTKVPGKNTFGGTDLRSWLEAARGKQP